In Candidatus Anaeroferrophillus wilburensis, the following proteins share a genomic window:
- a CDS encoding uroporphyrinogen-III synthase: MSRKTTDNILAGKRILVTRPRHQAESFINLLLQEGAEPIALPTIEIIPPDTWEPVDRAIAALDQYGWIIFSSVNGVRYFCRHLRKVGHAISELEQHLIISVGPKTAGALAEEGLTSTMLPEEYQGEGILKILEKTAVAGCRFLLPRAKVAREILPETLRSRGAIVDVVPVYQSIFPQSSADRLDRLFADREAIDMVTFTSSSTVTNLVSHCRQLPAFATIRQLPVACIGPITADTAREAGLNVQVVAADYTVEGLIDAMKTWLNQSGTLLNC, encoded by the coding sequence TGACAACATCCTGGCCGGCAAACGCATCCTGGTAACCCGTCCCCGACACCAGGCAGAAAGTTTCATTAACCTGCTGCTGCAGGAAGGGGCGGAGCCCATAGCCCTGCCGACCATTGAAATCATCCCCCCGGACACCTGGGAGCCGGTTGACCGGGCCATCGCAGCGCTGGACCAGTATGGGTGGATCATCTTCTCCAGTGTCAACGGAGTCCGGTATTTCTGCCGACACCTCCGGAAGGTAGGGCATGCGATCAGTGAGCTGGAACAACATCTGATCATCAGTGTCGGGCCGAAAACGGCCGGTGCACTCGCAGAAGAAGGGCTCACCAGCACCATGCTGCCGGAAGAATACCAGGGCGAAGGAATACTCAAAATTCTGGAAAAAACAGCGGTAGCCGGCTGCCGCTTTCTTCTGCCCCGGGCCAAGGTAGCCAGGGAAATACTGCCTGAAACCCTGCGCAGCCGGGGGGCAATAGTCGATGTCGTTCCTGTCTACCAGTCTATTTTCCCCCAATCGTCGGCTGATCGGCTTGACAGGTTATTTGCCGACCGGGAGGCAATTGACATGGTGACCTTCACCAGCTCGTCGACGGTAACCAACCTGGTCAGCCATTGCCGCCAGCTCCCGGCCTTTGCAACAATCCGCCAGCTCCCGGTGGCCTGCATCGGTCCCATAACCGCTGATACCGCCCGGGAAGCAGGCCTGAATGTCCAGGTGGTGGCCGCCGACTACACC